cacacacacacacacacgcacacacacacgcacgcacacgcacgcacacacgcacgcatggGCAGACATTCTCTGTAACCCTCAGTCGTGTCTAGTGACTGATGTGAGAGGTAAGAGCAGCTACAAAGGAGTGAAAGGCCAGCAGGCTCCCCAGACCCTGGGAGGTGGAGATACTCTCATCTTTTGGACAGGATAGAGCCCCAGGATGTGAGATCCCAGCCTCTTTTGGAGAAGCAGCGATATGGAACTGAGCATCCCCATGAGACAGGGCCCAGCCTAGGAGAACAGAGCCATGTGGGGAAATGGGTGGTTCCTAGGCCACCAGGAATAGCTGCTGAGACACTAGACCTAAAGAAAACCAATCACACTAAGATTCTGTACCTGTGGTTTCCACCTTCGCTGCCCTCCAGGGACGTAGGAAAAGGTCTATAAAACAGCTATCTATTTGGGACTCCCAAATGTTGTTTCCTACCGGAGCCCTATTCCACCTGGGATTCATTAGTGCTTAAAGACACTGGACCTCTGAACAGCTAAAGGACAATTAATTCACACAGCAGGCACTGTCCAAGCACTTTTTCCACTCCTGGCCTTGAATAGGGGACTACGTGGAGAAAAGGATATTTTGGTGTGTGCCAGTTAGGCTCTTTGATATGAAGCACATCCTGTATCTTTTTCTGTTGCCTGGTGATTTTTGGTGTTGCAACATCTAACAAGGCCTTCACATGCTGTTGGGCTAAAGGGACAAATATGGTCCAACCCCCGGGATAGACTTCCCCTGCTGATATTATGTTGCAATACATATCAAGGTCACcttagaaaggggaaaaaaaaacaatcatcttatgaaaatgaataatttgtAGTTAGAGACCAGGTTGCCTGTTGGAGGGGCTGTCTTGTGGTGGAGTGGGGATGCTTGGGATCTGACTCTGTGTGTGCGGGGCTAAGAGTTTTTCTTCGGATCCAGAGATTCTTTTTCCACGTgtacctcccccatccccttctaTACAACCACTGCCCAGTGGTCCTCAGATATGAAGACTCCGTGTGGTTTAGGAGAAGAGAGATGTTATTCCTTTCTCATTCCTGCAGTCCTTTCCCCTCAGGGTCAGAGCTGTCTGCTGTGGAAAATTCACTCCTCACTGGCTGAAGTCACTTGCAACCATGACTGAGGAACCAGCGGCACTGCCCCAAGAAGGAGGGTGTACAGCCTTATAGGGCTAAGTGAGATGCTAGCTAGCTCCCTCCCTCCGCTACGCACCCCCACCACTGACAACCCCCAATTCACCTGAGGCTGGTGTCAGTGTTGAAAGCTATACTGTTGAAAAGATGAGGTGAAAACAGTCGAGTGTGGCAGCATTTGTTTCGGGCCCAGCGACTGAGAAACTGGGGAAAGCAGGGACAGGTGGCAGCACAGGGGGCTTGATCACCGTTCATgggtctgtgtctgtgtctgtgtcctgaggTCTCAGCTTCTGAGTGTCTGATATCCTACCCTACAAAGGAAAGCAGAGCGACAGCTGGACCCTTGGGAATGCTGGGGGAAGTCAGGCGTGGCCTGGGGACTCTCTGAGTCGGGCAGGAAGGGGAAGCATGTTGGCTTGGCTGTGAGCAGCGAGAGAGGAAGAGGCTGGCTCTGAGCTCTCACCTGAAGGACTTGGTGAAACAGGCCAGGGCTCTCTGGAACTGGCTCCTCCAAGACCCTTGGGGACCAGCAGGTTCCCTGGGCAATCCTGTGCCATTGGATGGGTTCTCCATGGTGTCAGACAAAACAACAAATTCCTCAGTGTCTTTAAGCTGACCTTTCCCGTtctgcagagggagagggagagagggagaagaatagCCTCATCCTAATGGTCCCTGCCTTCCCTGATATTCAACAAGTTAGTATGTACATCTAGGCCTTGTTCCCggtgctggggatatagcagtgacCTCTACAGAGCACATCCCAGCCCCTGGGGCTGACAAACCATGACACCAGAGGGAAAGCAGACTCACCAGGTCaggaggtggaaggaagggaatGAAGATCATGCTTCTAGGAGGGTGTGATGTGCTTGTAGTGACCGACGGGACTTCCTTGAAGAGACCAGCTAAGCTCCTGACTCTGCTGTGTGCAAAGAGGCTGAGGGCCTGGTCCTCCACACCCCTCCAGTCCCTCTGACCCCGCCCTGTATTTCCTCCCTCCTGCAACCGAGTGCACTGTGCTCAAGCAGTGGATACATTTCTGGTATGTGACATGCCCTCTGTTCCTGTATCTCTTactcccacccttcccctctctctgtctctctttttcttctttcctctgaacCCCCCAGCAGGCTTAAGCCAGGTTTCTGATTGCTGAACAAATAAAGCAGAAGTGTTCAGGCAGATGGTGAGTTGTCTTTTCGTGGGGATGCCATAGGCAGGGGTGTTCGTGTGGACCCTCTCCACATTTAGATTCATAGGATTTTGTACCTTAAAGCCCTGGGGAGGTGTATGGGTCTAAATGGGTTATCAAAGCAAGGAGGGTGAGCTGGGTGGTGGTATCCACAGTCCAAATCAACAGCAGAGGTTTACCTCTCAGTGGGTTATATGAGATGCTGACTGTGAGACAGTCAGCATCTCATGGGTAGTGGACAGGTGGTTTGGGGACTGGAGGGCTTGAAAAATGTGAGGGACAGATGGGAAGGACCTGGGCTGGGCTAAGTTGAAATCAGAACAACTGAGGTGAGAGCTCCCTGTTACCTAGTCCTGTTATATGAGATTCCATCTTTGACGCTTGGGTTTCAAGAGAAGCTGCTTAGTTTTGCCCCCTGTTTATCACCCAGAACTATGAGGCTCTGCTCCACTGACTTCAAGGGAGCTCTCTGCAAACAGTACCTGGAAGGAAGAGTGGAAGTAGGTGGCCTAAGGGTCTTTACTTGGTTTTTGAAACAATAATGTTGCTTAGGGAGGCATCTCTTATATACATGTGAGGATACAGGACTGATTGTCTCTCGAGGAGTCTATCGGGCCATGGCCTGAGGTTATAAAAACAGATGAGATTTTGTTGCTGCTTCAAGTCATTCCGTGGGAAAGAAGCCCCCCAAAAAGGAAGATTACAATAGAGAGAGATAGAAGGAAGTTTATATGGCTatgggaggatggaggagggacaGCCACCCTGCCTCGAGTGTTGGAATAGAGTCTTGGAGATTTCCCAGAGAAGACATGCCTGAAATGAGTGAGGAAAGAAGTTGGCCAGGAAATAGAGAAAGGGGGGAGCTTTGTAAGCAGATCCTCAAGACAATAAACTACGTTTTTGTAACTGAAAATAAGTAGACCCAGGTTTCTCTTCTAGGAGTTAAGTAGAAGTCAAGGTCAGTCATGAGGTTCGAGTATAGGAGTAAAAAGTGGTGCCACACAGAGATACTGAACCCTGGACTTTGAGAAGCAaaagtttttgggttttgttttaactttgttAACGGTCcattgattatttttcctttatgagTCATAGTTTTTGAATGAATGTTCCACCTAAGATATCTTTGCGTAACCTCACAACACGGAAgttttctcccatattttcttGCAGGTTTTCTATTGTAGGTagctctattatttattttgagggttttttttttgcatatagtgTGAGGTATTCacgtttgtttttggtttccataTGGAGATACACTTTCTCCAGCTCTATTAGTTAATTATCAGTTAATTTAATTATCTTAGCACCTTCGTCACAAATCAACTGACCATATTTTTGTGTACAtctatttctaggctttctatttTATCCATTGATCCATACGTCTATTTTTATGGTAATACCACACTGTCATGACTACTATACCTTTACATTAAGTCAGGGAATTTGGTAGTGTAAGTCCTCCATCTTTGTTCGTATCCAAATGGCTTTGGCTATTGTatgtcctttgcatttccatataagttttagaaatagcttttcattttaattatgattatGGAAAATCTATAGATGAATTATTAGAGACTTGACATCTTAAACCTTTTGGAGTCTTCTGAcccatgaacatagtatatctccatttatttgggtcttccttaatttctctcagcaatattttatagttaccTGCATACAAGTCTTGCACATATTACGTTAAACTTCTTAGTaggtatttcattcattttagtgCTATTGTTagtgacattaaaatttttttcttcatctccaaTTATTTGTTCCTACTATATTGAAATTggagtttttaaatattgaatttctGTCCTGTGACCTTGTGAAATTGCTTATCTGATCTGGgagatgatttttgttttttgtagactactaaatattttctatgtaGATTATCATGCCTTTTGAAAATGAGGAtcattttttacttcttccttttctatctgtatgccttgtatttctttttcttgccttaactCATCAACCAGGGCCGCAAGTATACTATTGAATAGACATGGTGGGAGTGGACATTCTGCCATATTCCTAATCTTATGGGAGAAGcatccagtctttcaccattaagtatgatgccaACAGCAGGTTTTTGGTAGAAGCACTTTATCTGGTTAAGTATGTTCCCTTCTGTTCTTAAGTTAtcagttttgtctgtttgttcgttttaatcatgaatggatgttttaTATTATCAAATGACTTTTCTGTCAtatattgtgataatcattttttttctttcattcccttAATATGACAAAAAATACATCGATGcactttttaatgttaaaatgacctggcattcctaggataaatctgCTTGGTCATGGATTATACTTCTTATATATCACTGGattcatatttctaaaattttattaggtagttttacatgtatattcatcaaggatattggtctgtggtgattttttcccccttgtagTGTCTTTTTCTATGTTTTGCGTGAAAGTAATGCTGCCCTCATAAAATGTATAGGCAAGAGTTCCTCCTGTATTTTCTGGAAAAGTTCTGTCAGACtgtcactattttttcttttaaatgtgtgaTCTTGTTCATCAGTGTAGCCATGTAGAACTGAAGTTTTCTTTATGGGAAAATTTTGAAgtacaaattcaattttaaagattataaatgCATACACTATCATTGGTAAATCCCTACCTATATTCCTAATGAAAATTTTGCCTTTGATACATAAGAAATTTCCTGGCGGGGCAAAGTAATTTTCCATGAGActgagtctttctttctttctatatttttattgtggtaaaatacacataacatatataaaatttaccattttaaccatgcTAAGTATAAAATGcaatgacattaagtacattcacatggaTGTGCAATCATCCCCATCATACAcattcagaactttttcatcaccccaa
This is a stretch of genomic DNA from Physeter macrocephalus isolate SW-GA unplaced genomic scaffold, ASM283717v5 random_4551, whole genome shotgun sequence. It encodes these proteins:
- the LOC112063178 gene encoding protein FAM236D-like, with amino-acid sequence MIFIPFLPPPDLNGKGQLKDTEEFVVLSDTMENPSNGTGLPREPAGPQGSWRSQFQRALACFTKSFR